One stretch of Daphnia pulicaria isolate SC F1-1A chromosome 6, SC_F0-13Bv2, whole genome shotgun sequence DNA includes these proteins:
- the LOC124342736 gene encoding uncharacterized protein LOC124342736 — MGKMKIYYCLFVYFYFLSRVAGQAGSPTVAQNITTTSTTRPTVSAAAAVNANVSATTIASTIASTIVSTTQPTATTTGNTTAVPTAVPTETNTTTITTTTEKVTTTTAAATNSTSGVILQSQSTADPNENGSIEIPNLIMTFIEEAVNELDKSINLAANETNQLNHALNSIIQYQKQLDAIATGLETKVLEDGKLLKDVEDKISYMDVIETELDITEAMLLALNGRETLLGNKIEHDLNFYFDPSVLDSWNISFFAQRNGTFNIKTIIHPYDIVPLNQGQGFSPSSGVFTVPFHGIYHFFFTALKMKKQESGTGRLTIQLVKNRKTVPTLRKVLAEVHLDSADWYGWFPLQLQATVNLQELDEITAELLEGSLYDSGSPDHLLTNFGGFLITRLYN, encoded by the exons ATGGGAAAAATg aagATTTATTACTGCCTATTTGtatacttttactttttatctCGCGTTGCTGGACAAGCTGGTA GCCCAACTGTTG CTCAAAATATTACTACGA CTTCAACAACTCGTCCTACAGTTTCTGCAGCTGCAG ctgttAATGCAAATGTGAGTGCGACCACTATTGCATCGACTATTGCATCGACTATTGTATCGACTACTCAGCCGACAGCTACTACAACCGGAA atACGACTGCAGTTCCAACTGCAG TTCCAACTGAAACTAATACAACAACTATTACTACTACAacagaaaaag TAACTACTACTACGGCGGCGGCCACAAACAGTACCAGCGGGGTTATTCTCCAATCCCAATCTACTGCTGATCCTAATGAAAATGGATCGATTGAAATTCCCAATTTAATCATGACATTCATCGAGGAA GCGGTCAACGAACTTGACAAATCCATAAACTTAGCAGCAAACGAGACGAATCAATTGAACCACGCATTGAACAGTATTATCCAATACCAAAAACAATTAGACGCCATTGCAACAGGTTTAGAAACAAAAGTACTTGAAGATGGGAAACTTCTGAAAGACGTCGAAGACAAAATAAGTTATATGGATGTTATTGAAACAGAACTCGATATAACAGAAGCAATGCTGTTGGCATTGAACGGACGAGAAACTTTATTGGGCAACAAAATTGAACATGATTTGAACTTTTACTTCGATCCTAGCGTCCTTGATAGCtggaatatttcattttttgcgcAACGCAATGGTACCTTCAATATCAAGACTATCATACATCCTTATGACATAGTTCCTTTAAATCAAGGCCAGGGTTTCAGTCCTTCGTCGGGTGTGTTTACTGTACCATTCCACGGCatttatcatttctttttcacag cattgaaaatgaagaagcaaGAGTCTGGAACTGGCCGTTTGACAATACAACTtgtgaaaaatcgaaaaactgTTCCAACTTTACGGAAAGTGTTGGCCGAAGTTCATTTGGATTCAGCTGATTGGTACGGATGGTTTCCCTTACAACTACAAGCAACCGTCAACCTGCAAGAATTGGACGAAATTACAGCAGAATTGTTGGAAGGTTCGCTTTACGATAGCGGTTCTCCAGATCATCTGcttaccaattttggtggctTTCTTATCACCCGTTTAtacaattaa